The window GTTATGAAATATGCCGGCACCAATATCAAGCGCTTCTACAATATTGACTGGCAGGTTTACAAGGATGGCGCCCTTCCGGCAAAGACCAAGGAACTTCTCGGGTATGTGGCATCGATGGTTCTTCGATGCGATGACTGCATTCTGTATCATCTCCTCCAATGTCACCAGCAGGGAGTCACCAATGAAGAGATAGAGGAAGCCACCTCGGTTGCTTTGATTGTCGGCGGCTCCATCGTCATCCCTCATATGCGGCGGGCTTTTCAGGCCTGGGATGACCTGCAGAAGACAGCAACCGCTGAATAGAGAGAGTCTGACCTATGAGCGCAAAAAAAAAGCTCTTCGCCGGCATCAGGCAGGAAATTGACAATATCCTTGCGGGCAACGGCGCCCGCGACCAGAAACTTGCCGAAATCTGCAAAGTTCTTAACCGTCAACTGCCGCACAATGACTGGGTCGGGTTTTATCTGGTCAATCCGGACCATCCCCGCGAGCTGGTCCTGGGTCCTTTTGTCGGCGCTCCGACCGAGCATGTCAGGATTCCCTTCGGCAAAGGTATCTGTGGCCAGGCTGCTGAGAGCGAGGAAGTTTTTGTCGTCGATGATGTCACCTTGGAGACTAACTATCTCTCCTGCAGCCCCTTTGTTAAATCAGAAATTGTCCTCCCGATATTTCGTAACGGCGAAGTTGTCGGGGAACTCGATATTGATTCTCATAAGACCGGGAATTTCGATGATGAAGACAGAGCCTTCCTCGCCGAGCTCTGCGAAAGACTTTCGTCGATTCTTTAATATGGCCTCTGACCAGTCGAAATTCAGTTACAGTTCAATCTGGACTGAGAGAACCTATAAAGATATATTTTGACAATTCTCTGCCCGCTAACAACTTAACTGCATCAAAGAATCTTCTTGATTCTGCCGCTCGGCTTGCTCATCGTAACATCCAATAAATCTCTGAATTCCGGGAGAGACCATGGGTGAGTTGGTGTATCGCAACAGGCATTACAAAGTCGATGACGACGGTTTTCTTCTAAATCCTGCTCAATGGGATGCCAACTTTGCCGAGGGGATGGCATCAAAACTGCAAATTCCCCAGGGCCTGACCGGCGAGCATTGGCGTATAATCAACTTCATCCGCGATACCTACTTGAAAATTGGTCGCTGCCCCCTGGTGTATCAGACCTGCAAATTGAATGGCATACATCTGAAAGAATTGAAGGCGCTGTTCCCGACCGGCTATCTGCGCGGCGCCTGCAAGCTTGCCGGAATCAGTTACCGGGAAGGGTACATGGAAGGGTTCCCAGCGGAAGGAGAGATACCCGACCGGGAGAGCACGACCGCCGAAAAGACCTACGAAGTCGATCTGCGGGGTTTTCTGGTTGACCCGCATGACTGGGATGAGCAATACGCCCTTTTCAAGGCGTACGAAATGAAAATGCCGGAAAAACTTAACGAAAGCCACTGGCAGATTATCAGATTCCTGCGGGAATTTTTCCGGAAAAACCACCGGGTTCCCACCGTATACGAAACTTGCGAATCTTTGCGCCTGAGCATCGAGGAACTGGAACGACTATTCCCCGATGGATATCATCGGGGCGCTGTCAAGATAGCGGGTCTTCGGGTGCGCTGAAACAGGAGCGGCTGGATAGCTAACGCTTGATGGTCGGAGCCAGAGGGGCATCGGAGGGCACCCCCGATTTCTTCCGCTCAATATCTTTCATCTTCTCCCGAACGAATTCGATTCGTTCAAAATCTTCTTTGGGAGCGTGTTTCAAGTAATCCTGAAACGCCGCCAGGGCATCGTCATATTTCTTCATCCACTCGTAGGTCGCCCCCAGATTATAAAAGGCGTTTGCCATCTGAGGTTTCAGGATAGAGGCTTGCTTGAAATCTTCGGCCGCCGCCGCATATTTCTTCAAGTCGTAACGAACCTGCCCCCGGCTGTAAAATGCCTCGGCATATGACGGATTCAGTTCTGCGGCGCGCGTATAATTCCGTTCCGCCATCTCGTCGTTGTTCTTCTGACGATAGGCGTGTCCCAGATTCAGGAAAGCATGGGCGTTGGTTGGATTCAGGCGAACCGCATCCAGAAAATCATTGATGGCTAAATCATAAAGCCCTTTGTTGAAATGAAGAATCCCGCGATTATAATACGCCGGAGCATACTGCGAATCGACCGAAATTGTCAGCGTGTAGTCGTTAATCGCTTCCTCAATCTTCCCGCTCCGTTCTCGCGCCAATCCCCGGCTGTAGTAGGCGTCCGTAATGGTCTGGTCCAGGGCTATCGCCACAGAAAAGTCTTTAACCGCATCTTCATAGCGCCCCCAAGCCCCATTTATGATTCCCCGCTGGACAAGGAAATCAGCATTCTCAGGGGAAAAAGCCAGCGCCCGGTCAACTGCCCGCAACGCCTGACTGTAATTCTTCTGCTGAAAATACTCGGTCGCCTTTTGAGAGTAGAATTGCGAGGAATCAACCTGCGCCAGCGACATTTCGCCGCCGGTCAGCCCGACATATGTTATCAAGAAGACGATTGCTTTCATCATCGCCGACATCTTACATATATTAGAGATTCTGAATCTGCTTTTCATAGTAAAGTTGTTCTCCCGTAAAAAGATACTCTTCGCTGTCTGTTGTATTATACAGCTCCACTATAATATTTCATCAGGATTTGTTGAACAATTTTTCGGCAAATTCGAGCGTCCCTCTGACTACCACTCTCGGCGGCTCGGATAGTTGCTCGCCGGTGCCGACCTCAAATAGTATATCGCGCAACTCCGATTTCTTTATCAATTCCGCTAAACTCTCCCAGTCGATTTTCCCCTCGCCGGGCGGGAGGTGGTCATCTCTGACACCGAGATTGTCCGACAGATGAGTCGTCTCTATCCGGTTGTAATAGCGACGCAGAAGATGAAACGGTTCCCCGCTCATATTTTCGTGCGAACTATCGTAGCAGAATCCCAGCCGTGAGGGACCGAAGATATCGAGAAGCCGCCCGCAGATCCAGGAGCCGCGGCTGTCAGGGAGATTCTCAACAATAATCTTTACCTCCAGCGGCGCCCCCGCCAGAACTCTTTCTACCGCTCCCGCCGAGCGACCCAGGCAGGCTTCTTTGGAATCATCAAAAAAGTGATGCGGGTGAATTATCATCGATGAAATTGAATGTTCGGCCGCTTTTTCCGCGAATTCCAGGGTCAAATCAATCGCTCGCTGTCGGGCGCCATTATCTGTCGCCGCCAGGTCATAGTCGCCGCCAAAAGGGGCATGGAGCGAAATTATCTCAATGCCGCGCTCCATTGACTTTTCCTGCACTTCCTGGAAATACTCATCTCTGAAGATGCCGGAGTGCTCCCGGTCAGCGCCAATTGAGAAAAATGAAACCCCACTTGTGGCATAAATATCGATTTGCTCAAAAATATCAACGGTATAGTCGAGAGTAGTGGAAAAACCGAACCGGTAATTTCGCTTAATCATCTTCCCAACATAATGCAATATCGCCGGTTAATCAAAAGATATCGCCACAAAAAAAACAGCCTCGCCACGGCGAAGCTGTTTTATCTTCCGGACCATCTCAGGATTCCCTATCCCTCCCTGAAACGATACTCTTGCGAGTATGAACCTACTGCCGTTCGTCCCGCCCCCTGTATCAACAGAATAATAAGCCCCTGAATGCCAGGTCCTGTTGTCCGTTCTGGGTATAAGATAAGGCAACAGATGTGCCATTTAGAAGGAATTTGGCGACTGTAATGCCCCTATAAGTTGTTATCAATCAATAACATATAAGCCCAGATTGACCATGGAGAAAAGGGACTTAATTCTCCGCGTTATTCTGTGTGCCACTGAAACAGATTTCTGAAACAGGCTTTATTCTGAAACAGGATTAAAAGGCAATCAAGCCAGTTCTGTAAAGGTCGGAGTCGAGAGATATCGCTCACCGGTGTCGCAAATAAACGTCACAATCATTTTCCCTTCGTTTTCCTTCCGGGCAGCGACCCTCAAGGCGGCGGCCACATTGGCGCCGGAGGAGATACCGGCCAAAATCCCTTCTTCCCGTACCAGACGATGGGTTGTTCTTATTGACTCTTCATTACTGACAGTAATGATCTCATCAACGATTTCCAGATTGAGAACGTCGGGCTTAAAGCCGGCTCCAATCCCCTGAATCGGATGTGGTCCCCGCTCCCCTTTACTCAACACTGGAGACGCTTCAGGCTCAACCGCAATCAGCTTTATCGATGACTTTCTGGTCTTGAGATATTCACCTGCCCCCGTAATCGTGCCGCCCGTTCCGACCCCCGAAACCAGAATATCAACGGCTCCGTCGGTATCCTGCCAGATTTCCGGTCCGGTCGTAGTGCGGTGAATAAAAGGATTGGCAGGGTTTTTGAACTGCTGCGGCATAAAAGCATGGGGAGTGCTTGACACCAGTTCTTCCGCCTTTTTGACCGCTCCCGGCATGCCATCCGGTCCCGGGGTCAATATCAGGTCGGCGCCGAAAGCCTTAAGCAGATTACGCCTCTCAATTGACATCGTTTCCGGCATGGTCAAGACTAATTTATATCCGCGCGCGGCCGCTATGAAAGCCAGCGCGATTCCGGTGTTTCCTGATGTCGGCTCTATTATCACGGTATCCTTGGTGATAAATCCCTTTTTTTCGGCGTCATCAAGCATCGAAATCGCTATCCGGTCTTTGACCGAAGAGCAGGGGTTAAACGACTCCAGTTTGCCCACCACCGTTCCCGGCAGGCCGTTACTCAATCTGTGAAGATATATCAGTGGGGTATTTCCAATAAGCTCGGTAATATCGCCCGCAATCTTAGGCATCGTTTCCTCTACTTTTCTAAATGAAATACATCTCTTTATTGGATTGAATCAACTCCAGAACTTCCGCTATATTAAGCGAGCCGAGATATTCAACCACTCGTTTCTCGGCTTCCTTCCAAATGAAAGATAAGGAGCCGGGATTCCCTTCCTTCTCCTTTTCATCTCTCATCGGCGATATGATAACTCTTCCTTCAAAGGCCGTTACCACATCAAGAACCGTAATCGACGCCGGCTCCTTTGCCAGAATATAGCCGCCGTTCTTCCCCCGGGTGGCGTCGACTATCCGCGCCCGCCGCAACTGAGACAGCAGAAGTTCCAGGTAGCGGACCGGAACCCCTTGTGAGGTAGCAATCTCTTTGGCTTGCAGGGGACCTTTGCCGTAGTGGGAAGCCAACGAAACGACCGCCCGCAATCCGTATTGTGCTTTTAATGAAAGCATATTTCTCTCAATATCCTATCAGGAAATCGGATTATTTGCATATAATACGAAATAAGTCCACTTTAAACAAATATTTAATGACGCCCGGAAAATCCCCAAGACATCTCGCCCGACCTCCGCAACTGATACGGATTCTAATCGATTTTATGAGTTCAGATTTTTTGACGCCGGTTTAGCGGTATCCAAAGACTTCCGCCCAAATAATCAGCAGAATTAATGAAATCCCTATGAAGAGCGCAATTGAGCCAAAAATCCTCAATCCCCGGACCACCACCGGCGGCAATGGCTCCACCAGCTTTTTCCCGAATTTTCGCGACTTAATCAACTCGGCATATTCGCGGGGACGGTCCTGCTTAAGTTCTTCCAGCGGCACCCGTCCGGTGAATATGACGGTATCCATCGGGAATTTGTCGGGACGGAAATGAGTATTGAAGAAATGGACGGTGAAGATGAAAGCAACCGCCAGGAGCGCTTCATCGGAATGTATAATAGTGGCGACATTAACAAACCAGCCGGGCAGAAAGAGAGTGAAGAATTCCGGAAACCATAAAATCAGGCCGGTGCTTCCAATGATGGCAACCCCCCAGAAGACTGCGAAGTAGTCGAACTTTTCCCAGTATGTCCATCGTCCATATTGAGGGCGGGGACCCCGGCCAAGAAACCATTTGACCGTTCCGACCGCTTCCCGAATATCTGTTCTGTTGGGAATCATTGAGTTCTCCGAGAAGAGGAATTTCATCCAGGACAGTTTCGAGCGCTTCTTCTTGCGCACCAAGTCATAGATATGCGCCCCGAAATAGAAGAATGTAATAAGGGCGCAGATACGGTGGATATATCCGGCCGATTCAAATCCCCCCAGGGTCTCCGACAGCCATTGCGCCCATCCCAGGTAAGAAAATTTGAGGGTCATACCGGTGATGGCAAGCCCCAGAAAACTGATAATGACCAGGATATGGAGTCGTCGCGGCAGACTCTCAAAACGGAGATACTCCAACTTGCCCCGTTCCTGCTGGCGCAGCTTTTTATGCTGACGCATCATCTGGAAGGAGCGGGGAAGCCACATCAGGGTATGCGTCCCGGCAACCGTCAGGGTTCCCACCAGGAGGATGGTCATGAACCAGAAGGTATAAAACAGGATGGGATATTTCTGCTTATCATGATGCGTGGCGTGGGTCAAGTATCCGGCGAATCGGCGGTGCGAGCCAGCATGACACTGGCCACAGGTGGCAACAATATTCTGTCGCGATAGGGTTGATTTGGGATTGTATGTCGGCAGTATATTATGCGCGCCGTGGCAGTCATCGCACTTAGCCGCCGCCGCATACCCCAGCTTGGAAACCTTGCCGTGAAAAGTGTCGAAATAAGTTTCGGTTACATCTTTATGACAATGACCGCACTGACTTATAATCATCGTTTTGAAATCATCCTTATCCGTGCGCGATATCGTGTGCGACTGATGGCAGTCACTGCAGGAGGGGAGAGGTTTCTCGCTATCGGAAACGGCAGGGGAGTGAATGCTCTGGACAAACTGCTCATAAATCCCGTTATGGCAACGTCCGCAGGTGTTGGGGAGATTGTCATGATTCACGCTCGAGGCGGTATTGTCTTTGGGGAGGACATGATGAGCCGTGTGGCAGTCGGTGCACATCGCCGTCACCACCAGACCGCTCTGCAACAGCCCCTTGCCATGAATGCTCTCGGTGTAATTCTCCAGGATATTCCGCTGCTCTCCGGAGTACCGCACCGCGGCTTTACTCCCCTCGCGGTGACAGTTCCCGCAGAGATTCGGAACATTGGTCGGATAGGTCGGCGACTGGGGATTGCGGTGGTCTTTAGTGCCGTGCGTTCCATGGCAATCCCGGCAGAGGGGAGCATTCTGATCTCCCCGGTCAGCCAGCGAGCCATGCATGCTGGTGGTATAAGTGTTAACCACTTCCTCATGACAGATAGAGCAGTCAACCCGGGGGGAAACGGTGGTGCAGGGGCGCTCCAGCGACGGGCTCACCCCGGTATGGCACTGGGCGCAGGCGATTTTGCGATGAATCGAGCCATGCGTTTCCAAGGTGTCAACGTACATCGAAACCACCTGACCGTCCTTGATTGCCGTCAGATTCTGATTAGTATGGCAGGAGAGGCAATCTTTGTCCGCCATTCCCTGGTCGTAGAAAATTCTCCTGATTTCATGGGGAGAATGACAATCAACGCAAACCGGCACTTTATTCGGCTCTTTTTCCCAGAGTTCTCCGCGAATCACTTTGCGATGCACCTGCTCAATGCGGAAGTGACATTTTTCGCAAGTCCTGGCAACATTGCCGCGATAGATGCTCGATTGAGGGTCGGTATGAGGCAGAACATTGTGCGAAGTATGGCAATCGGTGCAGACTGCCGTAACTGTTAACCCGCGCTTGAACAGCCCTTCGCCATGAATACTTTCGGAGTAATGGTCAAGAATGCTGTCTTGCGGGATATCGTATGTCTGGCTGACTGCGGTTCCTTCTTTGTGGCAGTAACCGCATATAAAAGGAATATTGAACCGGGCAACTTTCGATTCCGGTGACTGCACCGGCAGAATATCATGTGCTCCGTGGCACGTCCAGCAGCGCGGCGCCAGGGCGGCGCCGGCTCGGGCCGTTTGCCCATGAAGACTCTTTGCGAATTGCTCCCCAATCTGGTCGTGGCAGATATTGCAGTCAACCGGGTCGGCCGTCTCTTTGTGCGGAAATTCCGCTCCGGCAAGATCGCTGTGACAGGTGACACACTCCAGTTCCCCATGAACCGAGCGCGCAAATGTCTCCTGACTCACAAAGAGAGATACCGATTTCCCCTGACGTGTCTTGCTCAGTGTTTCGTCAGCATGACAAACCAGGCAATCATCGTTGCTTTGCGCCTGAGCCCCCGGAGAATTGACGAGCAGACCAGCCGCCAGGAGTACCCACCACCATAGAAAGACCCCTCTGATGTCGCTTGTCGTAATCAACTGCTTTTCCTAATGGCCAACCGCTTCCGATTTTTCGTCACCCGCGCCTGCGTCTTCTTGTTCTGCAAGCATTGGGTCAGCCGGATGCTCATGCTTGTACCACTCCAGCGGCATCTTTCCGGTGTACCACGACGGATTCATCGGGTAAACGTTTGGGCTGAATACTGTCGAATACATATGCCATATTAATATCGCCAGGGTCGCCAGCCAGGCTTCATAGAAATGAATCACCAGCATCACATCCAGAAATCCCTTGGGGAACCATTGCACCGCAATATTGTCGAACCAGAGGAAAAATCCGCTGATTATCATAATGACCGTTCCCCAGACCAGCGCCCAGTACTCCGCCTTCTCAATATAACTGAACCGCCCAAACGCCGGTTTTTCTACCCCCTTTATTCCCAGGTTATACTTTATCATCTGGAAGAACTGGCGAAAGTCTTCTTTGACCGGGAAAATATCCCGGAAAAACTGCCGGCCGCGCGGGGAGAACAGATAAAGCAGATGCCAGACGACTGAAATTATAAACAGAACAGCCGAGACTCTATGAATTATCCCCCGAAGGAAAAATCCTTTCTCCCTTCCAAACAGAAGCTGCACCCACCATGATTCGGAATACCGCAGAGAGAATCCTGTAACCACCAGGGCGATAAATGTAATCATCAGGAAGGTATGCTGCAGCACCTCGTTGGTGGTCATTCTCCGAATCTGTGGCTTGAGAACGACGTTTTTAATCTGCTTGCGCAGGTCAATCAGCCAGTGAATTATCATCGCCCCTATTATCAGCACGATAACAACGATATAGAAATTGCCGACCACTCGCGCTACCGGTGTCTGGGAAATTCCCGGCGTGCCATGAATCGGCGCTTTGGCCATCTCGGCGCTAATCTTGGGGTGGCATTCTCCGCAGGTCGCTTGAAGATTGGCGGGATGAATAGAAGAGGTCGGGTCGGTGTGGGGAAGTATCCGGTGGGCGCCGTGACAGGAGGCGCAATTGGCGACAGTCAAATCCCCCGCCTTGCTCTTCAATCCATGATAACTATCGACAAATGAACGGAGACGTCCCGTAGGTATGCCGTACTTCTCATTGAGATATGCTGATTCATGACAGGGGGAGCAGGTTGCCTCTGCCAGTCGCACCGGGCTGACCGGCGAACGAGGGTCGCTGGGCGCGATAATTCCGTGCTCGCCGTGGCACTTGGTGCAGACCGGGGCATCGGTCTGGCCCCGCGCCACCAGCTTGCCATGAATCCCTTCCCAGTAGTCGTTTTCGATATTGCGATGGCACTGCCCGCAGGTCTTAGGAATGTTAAAATGATTTATCGGCGATTCCGGATTGTTCGGCGCCAAAATCTTGTGCGCTGTCCCGTTTGCCGAATGGCAGTCGTTGCAGGTAGCGGCAGAATAGACCCCGCCCCGCGAGGCTTTTCCATGAACTGACCCGCCGTACACTCGCACGGCATCACCATACAGAATCTCATGCTTTCTTATCAGATCCAGGTTTTCATGGCAGTTGCCACATGTTCCCGGAAGATTTTGCGGATTGACCCGCGAATGCCGCTCGGTCGATTTCAAAATATCATGTCTGCCGTGACAATCAGCGCAACCAGGTATATCCTCACCATCAGGCACTTCCAGCCTTCCATGATATTTGTAAATTTCCGCTTCACTGCTATGGCAGGTGCCGCAATCAACTTTCTGCAGTTTTTCAGGATGAGGAACTTCCGTTATATCGGCATGACAATCAACGCAATTGAAACCTTTGTGCTCTGACGTCGAGAGCGCGCTGTCAAAAGTCGGCGCCGCCTCGCCAGATGACTGGTCGTGACAGGTAAGGCAATCCTCATTTGAGGGCGCCCCGGTTTGAGCCAGTGATAATATCGGCATCAAAATAATTGCAAGTAACAACACCCAGAGCCCCTTGCCACGGGCAATCTGTCTTGTATTTTCATCCGGCATTTTGTCCCTCATCGGTCTTTGATTGCTGCCACTTACGCAATATTGTCTCATAAGAAATCTATATCATTTTTATCCTATTTATCGGGAATATATCTATGGAAATTGATGCAGGCAAGTGAAAACTTTCACTTTTGGACAAATCTTTCGCATTTTTGAGCAAATATTTACTTTTTTGTCTTCTTTATTCCACCCCGGAACGTTATTATCATCGCCGCAATCAGAAACGTCACCCCCGCCGCATATATCAAGTACAGAAATGGCTGTGGATTTTGTTGTTTCAGGGTGGCGTCGGTATCTACCATAAAGGTATAGAGAATTGCGGAAATTCCTG is drawn from Candidatus Zixiibacteriota bacterium and contains these coding sequences:
- a CDS encoding carboxymuconolactone decarboxylase family protein, translated to MSIERIDEFRAERERLNETVMKYAGTNIKRFYNIDWQVYKDGALPAKTKELLGYVASMVLRCDDCILYHLLQCHQQGVTNEEIEEATSVALIVGGSIVIPHMRRAFQAWDDLQKTATAE
- a CDS encoding GAF domain-containing protein gives rise to the protein MSAKKKLFAGIRQEIDNILAGNGARDQKLAEICKVLNRQLPHNDWVGFYLVNPDHPRELVLGPFVGAPTEHVRIPFGKGICGQAAESEEVFVVDDVTLETNYLSCSPFVKSEIVLPIFRNGEVVGELDIDSHKTGNFDDEDRAFLAELCERLSSIL
- a CDS encoding TusE/DsrC/DsvC family sulfur relay protein gives rise to the protein MGELVYRNRHYKVDDDGFLLNPAQWDANFAEGMASKLQIPQGLTGEHWRIINFIRDTYLKIGRCPLVYQTCKLNGIHLKELKALFPTGYLRGACKLAGISYREGYMEGFPAEGEIPDRESTTAEKTYEVDLRGFLVDPHDWDEQYALFKAYEMKMPEKLNESHWQIIRFLREFFRKNHRVPTVYETCESLRLSIEELERLFPDGYHRGAVKIAGLRVR
- a CDS encoding tetratricopeptide repeat protein, producing the protein MKSRFRISNICKMSAMMKAIVFLITYVGLTGGEMSLAQVDSSQFYSQKATEYFQQKNYSQALRAVDRALAFSPENADFLVQRGIINGAWGRYEDAVKDFSVAIALDQTITDAYYSRGLARERSGKIEEAINDYTLTISVDSQYAPAYYNRGILHFNKGLYDLAINDFLDAVRLNPTNAHAFLNLGHAYRQKNNDEMAERNYTRAAELNPSYAEAFYSRGQVRYDLKKYAAAAEDFKQASILKPQMANAFYNLGATYEWMKKYDDALAAFQDYLKHAPKEDFERIEFVREKMKDIERKKSGVPSDAPLAPTIKR
- a CDS encoding TIM barrel protein — encoded protein: MIKRNYRFGFSTTLDYTVDIFEQIDIYATSGVSFFSIGADREHSGIFRDEYFQEVQEKSMERGIEIISLHAPFGGDYDLAATDNGARQRAIDLTLEFAEKAAEHSISSMIIHPHHFFDDSKEACLGRSAGAVERVLAGAPLEVKIIVENLPDSRGSWICGRLLDIFGPSRLGFCYDSSHENMSGEPFHLLRRYYNRIETTHLSDNLGVRDDHLPPGEGKIDWESLAELIKKSELRDILFEVGTGEQLSEPPRVVVRGTLEFAEKLFNKS
- the cysK gene encoding cysteine synthase A; amino-acid sequence: MPKIAGDITELIGNTPLIYLHRLSNGLPGTVVGKLESFNPCSSVKDRIAISMLDDAEKKGFITKDTVIIEPTSGNTGIALAFIAAARGYKLVLTMPETMSIERRNLLKAFGADLILTPGPDGMPGAVKKAEELVSSTPHAFMPQQFKNPANPFIHRTTTGPEIWQDTDGAVDILVSGVGTGGTITGAGEYLKTRKSSIKLIAVEPEASPVLSKGERGPHPIQGIGAGFKPDVLNLEIVDEIITVSNEESIRTTHRLVREEGILAGISSGANVAAALRVAARKENEGKMIVTFICDTGERYLSTPTFTELA
- a CDS encoding Rrf2 family transcriptional regulator — encoded protein: MLSLKAQYGLRAVVSLASHYGKGPLQAKEIATSQGVPVRYLELLLSQLRRARIVDATRGKNGGYILAKEPASITVLDVVTAFEGRVIISPMRDEKEKEGNPGSLSFIWKEAEKRVVEYLGSLNIAEVLELIQSNKEMYFI
- a CDS encoding cytochrome b/b6 domain-containing protein, which encodes MPDENTRQIARGKGLWVLLLAIILMPILSLAQTGAPSNEDCLTCHDQSSGEAAPTFDSALSTSEHKGFNCVDCHADITEVPHPEKLQKVDCGTCHSSEAEIYKYHGRLEVPDGEDIPGCADCHGRHDILKSTERHSRVNPQNLPGTCGNCHENLDLIRKHEILYGDAVRVYGGSVHGKASRGGVYSAATCNDCHSANGTAHKILAPNNPESPINHFNIPKTCGQCHRNIENDYWEGIHGKLVARGQTDAPVCTKCHGEHGIIAPSDPRSPVSPVRLAEATCSPCHESAYLNEKYGIPTGRLRSFVDSYHGLKSKAGDLTVANCASCHGAHRILPHTDPTSSIHPANLQATCGECHPKISAEMAKAPIHGTPGISQTPVARVVGNFYIVVIVLIIGAMIIHWLIDLRKQIKNVVLKPQIRRMTTNEVLQHTFLMITFIALVVTGFSLRYSESWWVQLLFGREKGFFLRGIIHRVSAVLFIISVVWHLLYLFSPRGRQFFRDIFPVKEDFRQFFQMIKYNLGIKGVEKPAFGRFSYIEKAEYWALVWGTVIMIISGFFLWFDNIAVQWFPKGFLDVMLVIHFYEAWLATLAILIWHMYSTVFSPNVYPMNPSWYTGKMPLEWYKHEHPADPMLAEQEDAGAGDEKSEAVGH